A DNA window from Stenotrophomonas sp. 57 contains the following coding sequences:
- the radC gene encoding DNA repair protein RadC, which produces MPIHDWPEQERPREKLIARGPDALSDAELLALFLGSGFGGRDAVQTARDLLQSHGPLRVLLDRPAAELARLPGLGPARSCTLAAGLELAHRYLTAELEHGEAVGNNPAAVGRYLQHRLRGQAREVFMALFLDNRHRLIACEELFHGTINAAPVYPREVVRRALLHNAAAVILSHNHPSGDPEPSSADTRITDELQQALAMVDVRLLDHFVVGEGRPVSFAERGLLAQARPRLFG; this is translated from the coding sequence ATGCCCATCCATGACTGGCCCGAACAGGAACGCCCCCGCGAGAAGCTGATCGCGCGCGGGCCTGACGCACTTTCCGATGCTGAACTGCTGGCGTTGTTTCTCGGCTCCGGGTTCGGTGGCCGCGATGCCGTGCAGACCGCGCGCGACCTGCTGCAGTCGCACGGCCCGTTGCGGGTGCTGCTCGATCGCCCCGCCGCCGAACTGGCCCGCCTGCCCGGGCTCGGCCCTGCACGCAGCTGCACGCTGGCCGCCGGGCTGGAGCTGGCCCACCGCTACCTGACGGCCGAGCTGGAACACGGCGAGGCGGTGGGCAACAACCCGGCGGCGGTCGGCCGCTACCTGCAGCACCGCCTGCGTGGCCAGGCCCGCGAAGTCTTCATGGCCCTGTTCCTGGACAACCGCCACCGCCTGATCGCCTGCGAAGAGCTGTTCCACGGCACCATCAATGCCGCCCCGGTCTACCCCCGCGAGGTGGTGCGGCGCGCGCTGCTGCACAACGCGGCGGCGGTGATCCTCAGCCACAACCATCCGTCCGGCGACCCGGAACCCTCCAGCGCCGACACCCGCATCACCGATGAACTGCAGCAGGCACTGGCGATGGTGGACGTGCGCCTGCTGGACCACTTCGTGGTCGGCGAGGGCCGTCCCGTTTCGTTTGCTGAACGGGGCCTGCTGGCCCAGGCCCGGCCGCGCCTGTTCGGCTGA
- a CDS encoding response regulator transcription factor, which yields MHPRIIIADDHPVVLHGVRIVLQTHLMDIVGCASDGAGLLQLVDRHGCDAVLTDLSMPGAGPDGLELIDALHTRHPGLPVVVLTGARHPGLLDGLLREGIRGLVDKCADFTELPQAVNAALAGQVFVSQQLRHHLQARDLLYPREPAPLSAREQEVLDLLAAGLNVNAIAERCGRSPKTISRQKAEAKRKLGLQNNQELFDYLQTRRD from the coding sequence GTGCACCCACGCATCATCATCGCCGACGACCATCCCGTGGTCCTGCACGGTGTCCGCATCGTGCTGCAGACCCACCTGATGGACATCGTCGGCTGCGCCAGTGACGGCGCCGGGCTGCTGCAACTGGTGGACCGCCATGGCTGCGATGCGGTGCTGACCGATCTGTCGATGCCGGGCGCAGGCCCGGACGGCCTGGAGCTGATCGATGCGCTGCACACCCGCCACCCGGGCCTGCCGGTGGTGGTGCTGACCGGCGCGCGCCATCCCGGGCTGCTGGACGGGCTGCTGCGCGAGGGCATCCGTGGCCTGGTGGACAAATGCGCCGACTTCACCGAGCTGCCGCAGGCAGTGAACGCCGCACTGGCCGGGCAGGTGTTCGTCTCCCAGCAGCTGCGCCACCACCTGCAGGCCCGCGACCTGCTGTACCCGCGGGAACCGGCGCCGTTGTCTGCACGCGAACAGGAAGTGCTGGACCTGCTGGCAGCCGGTCTCAACGTGAACGCCATTGCCGAGCGTTGCGGGCGTAGCCCGAAGACCATCAGCCGGCAGAAAGCCGAAGCCAAGCGCAAGCTGGGCCTGCAGAACAACCAGGAACTGTTCGACTACCTGCAGACCCGGCGCGACTGA